One stretch of Paroedura picta isolate Pp20150507F chromosome 13, Ppicta_v3.0, whole genome shotgun sequence DNA includes these proteins:
- the ARPC3 gene encoding actin-related protein 2/3 complex subunit 3 isoform X2 — protein MQAYHSTLMDPDTKLTGNMALLPIKSQFKGPAPRETKDTDIIDEAIYYFKANVFFKNYEIKNEADRTLIYITLYISECLKKLQKCNSKGQGEKEMYTLGITNFPIPGEPGFPLNALYARPSNKQEEEVMRAYLQQLRQETGLRLCEKVFDPQSDKPSKWWICFVKRQFMNKSLSGPGQ, from the exons ATGCAGGCCTACCATTCGACGCTGATGGATCCTGACACCAAACTGACCGGCAACATGGCCCTGCTGCCCATCAAAAGCCAGTTCAAGGGCCCTGCGCCCAGAGAAA CTAAAGACACAGACATTATCGATGAAGCCATCTATTACTTCAAAGCGAATGTCTTCTTTAAGAATTATGAAATCAAG AATGAGGCAGACCGAACCTTGATCTACATCACCCTCTACATCTCTGAGTGCTTGAAAAAGCTGCAAAAG TGTAATTCCAAAggccaaggagagaaggaaatgtaCACCCTCGGGATCACAAACTTCCCCATCCCTGGAGAGCCAGGGTTTCCGCTGAATGCTCTCTACGCCAGGCCCAGCAACAAGCAGGAGGAAG AGGTGATGAGGGCTTACCTGCAGCAACTGAGGCAAGAAACCGGGCTGCGACTTTGTGAAAAGGTCTTTGATCCTCAGAGCGATAAGCCCAGCAAG tGGTGGATCTGCTTTGTGAAGAGACAATTCATGAACAAGAGCCTGTCGGGCCCTGGGCAGTGA
- the ARPC3 gene encoding actin-related protein 2/3 complex subunit 3 isoform X1, with protein sequence MPAYHSTLMDPDTKLTGNMALLPIKSQFKGPAPRETKDTDIIDEAIYYFKANVFFKNYEIKNEADRTLIYITLYISECLKKLQKCNSKGQGEKEMYTLGITNFPIPGEPGFPLNALYARPSNKQEEEVMRAYLQQLRQETGLRLCEKVFDPQSDKPSKWWICFVKRQFMNKSLSGPGQ encoded by the exons ATGCCG GCCTACCATTCGACGCTGATGGATCCTGACACCAAACTGACCGGCAACATGGCCCTGCTGCCCATCAAAAGCCAGTTCAAGGGCCCTGCGCCCAGAGAAA CTAAAGACACAGACATTATCGATGAAGCCATCTATTACTTCAAAGCGAATGTCTTCTTTAAGAATTATGAAATCAAG AATGAGGCAGACCGAACCTTGATCTACATCACCCTCTACATCTCTGAGTGCTTGAAAAAGCTGCAAAAG TGTAATTCCAAAggccaaggagagaaggaaatgtaCACCCTCGGGATCACAAACTTCCCCATCCCTGGAGAGCCAGGGTTTCCGCTGAATGCTCTCTACGCCAGGCCCAGCAACAAGCAGGAGGAAG AGGTGATGAGGGCTTACCTGCAGCAACTGAGGCAAGAAACCGGGCTGCGACTTTGTGAAAAGGTCTTTGATCCTCAGAGCGATAAGCCCAGCAAG tGGTGGATCTGCTTTGTGAAGAGACAATTCATGAACAAGAGCCTGTCGGGCCCTGGGCAGTGA